From the genome of Prunus persica cultivar Lovell chromosome G8, Prunus_persica_NCBIv2, whole genome shotgun sequence:
attgatatgcTCTCTTATAATAAATAGCTTGAGAGTTTCAGTCTTTTAGCTGAAATAACCTTCTTGATTTAGTTTTTAAGATTCAACTATTGGTGTGGAATTCAATAATATACAGAATATTCAATGAAACATGAGCTTGTGATATAACTACACCAATCagatttagagaaaaaaattgcttATGCAAAGTATGCCCAAAATTCTCAAAGAATAGCAAAAGATTACCTTGCTCATTAAGGTTTCCCTCATCTTTAGGTACCGAGTTAGGAAAGAACCAATTGTCTGTTGTATCAAAAGAAAGGTTAAACTATCGACCAAGAACTGGAAACAGAAAATGCAACACAACAAAATGCTTGATTGATAAACAAAAACGTTACAAGCAGATAGATTCAAGTTCACAAAAGTTTAACACCAATTACTTTATGTACCATGATCTAAATATATTACATGCATATAAGATTCATATACCTTTACATCAAAAGGtaatctttcttctttcaattATTAGTTAGGCCATTTAACTCCTTTGCCCTTGGAAACTCAAAATGCTGTCAAATTAGTACGTGTTCGGTTCTAGCATAGAATGCAATAAACAGAGTTAACATGGAGAAGTACCTGCAGGAATGAGGAAACTAAAGCACGAAGTGCATTTAATCGGATCATCTATCACAGGTGGTGGTGCAGTAGGAGGTACATTTTCCCATTCTCTGCCGCGAATAATAACCTTTGTGATGCAAGAATTGCAATTAGGACAGTAGAAATCATGCGCAGCCGGCTTCTCATACACCCTTTCAAGATATAACTCAGAAACTTCTTGTTCTCTTATTTCTCTCAAGTTAACTCCCCCACGTTCAGTCGTCCCATTGTTGACAGAAGTATAATGCCCATTTTGCTCAATTGCCTGCTTGGAGGGTGAAGAATCAAAACTAGGTAATTCTTCACCCTTCATATCATCCACATCTTGCTGGTTGGTAACACTAACAACAACACTCTTTTGATAGCTTAGGCTCTCTTCTTTTACTTCCACTGTTTCATCTCCAGGATTTTTCTTGGAAGTAAGAAAATCAACATTTTCACCATTGAATCCAGAGATCCCATATGGAGTTTCAGTACCTGAAATCATGCAGCAAATAAAACATCTCATAAGAAGACCCTTGAACCTGGGCAAACACCACCATACAATACAAACATAGTCCACCAACTGCTAGATTAAAGTCCAGAAGTTGATATTTACACTCTTATTGAATCCCCCATACCCATATTTCTGTGTGCATGTTTGTGTAACTGAAGGCTCTTACTTGGTCAAATAAGTAGAACCCATTTGCTTCTTCCAAGCCaataaaacaatatttttaataaatacgagagagagagagagagagagagagaaagaactaCAAGTAGCAGAAAACTAAAACCAACCCAGAATTGTTTGTATTATGATGCATCATTAATGGTAGTTCTTGATGCATTAACTAGTGAACTAAGCTAACAATAATTAATCTTGATTAAGCTGATAAAAGCAAAACAATTAGACCCAGCTGCCATTACAAACAGATCAAAGTAGTGTCTTTTACCTCCATTTTTGCCAGAGATAAAAGTGTCATTTCTTGGCCTTTCCTCGACTTCTTCACCCTCTTCAGCTTCACTAGAAGTCTCTGAGGAAAATACAAAATCACTAGAGACAGTGGTGGAGATTGTGTTGCTTTGCTGCCGGTGAGGCAGCCTTCCTCTCAAAGCCTCACCCACTTCCTCTGTCTCCTCCCACTGCTTCATTGCTTCCATTTTCAGCTAAGATAAGCAGTGTCTGGCTCTGGCAGACACAGAGACAGCTTATTTTCCACACTGCCTTGCCTTACCCTGAAGGAAgctctgtgtgtgtgtatatatatatataatattatatattatcacTCACTCTAAATGTGACTTTATGACATTAGAGATTGTAATGTACaagaattcaaagtttttgtttgggttgtCGAATGAAGTCAGCTTATGaagtctttgttttctttggctAAGGAAGTCAAGTATGGAGTTGTGTAATCtgctaattaataaaaaaagttgagttattttctttggtgAACTACAAAAGTTGAGGTCTTTTTTTAGAGTTGTGCTATTTTCACTCATGTCTTATTTCTCGATCAGTTTTATCTTTTTACTCAACatgtaaattataaaaaatattattatattttttcactcactattattcttaaaataccctttaattattaatacaagtaaattttctttgttaatCATTAATAGTTGAGATATGGAGAGAATCAAGTTATGTTTTATGAAttggataaatattttaatctaatattttgattttttagaataaaaaataattaaagtgtCAAATTACATagattaaaaaattcattacgCTTTTAAGGGTTGAATTAAAGTATGGTGTGTGCGTATAAAAATATGAGTACTCTGATTGTTATGTAGATTTGATTCCTATAGTTTGAATTTTGACAATtcttgttgaaattttatggGAATTGTGCAAGTTATTTTATTGAAATGGGATCATGGGAAAGCGTGATCTCAGTTAGTATGTTGCCAGGTTGAAATCTTTTACATGTTAGTGTTCACATGCCCAGCTAAGCACAGATCCcatatgaaataataataataataataataataataaatgaagAGTTGCAGAAAGTTGAAAGCATTAAATGAAGGGGGCTCAAGTTGAAAGCGAACAAAACGTGATACTCCttggtgtttttgttctttggtAATTCGTGGTCCACATCATTGTTATCGTACTCCTTCACCTAACTCAATTCCATCTAACAGTCAGATTAATATATAGCGAGAGAAGGACACAGGAACTTTATGTCGTAGGGTCATAGTGTACAATGGAGGATTTGAGGCTTAAAGGCTTGGTGGGGAAGAGGGTTAAAGGTTTGTGGGGGGTGGAGATTGGGGATTTAGGTTTGAGGGTTTAGAAAATAGGTGTTTTGGAGATGAAAACTCGGGAGGAAGGTCTATGTAGCAGATATACAAtctgttctttttttaaaaaaaaaagaaaaaagacctGGActaaaacgacgtcgttttggccaacgagttttaaaaaaaaaaaattcgctgctggtccaaaacgatgccgttttggccagcgcgtttttaaaaaaaatacgctaggctggtccaaaacgacgccgttttggccagcctgtttttttttaaaaaaaattagaagctgggctaaaacgacgccgttttggccagcttctttaaaacaaaaaaacagatttCCTGTTCAGCTTCTTCATCCTCAGTATCTGCAACTCCTCCCTTCAGCCATTCATGGGGTCACACCCCAATTCAAAGGGACCTTCTACCTTACTTTCATGGAGTCCATAAGATCGTTTGACCCCATTGACCCCACTGTGGGTCTGTCCCTGTATACAacatattctttctttctttgaatcAAAAGTGATGGAATAAGACGAGTATTTCTGTAggctatttttttattttttttattttatgactcatcgtTTTCGTTATGTGAACTGATAAACGAATGAGTATGAttggtatattttttttacgaCTGTATTTTATTATGTGGGAAAAACATGCAAGGATTTCAACCCATGTAATCTTATCCTTCCTCAAGAGAATGATGGAAACTTGTAGTGAAACAACTACAGCAGCACACGCAATTCTCACCATACGAAAACCATAAACACGTAATTATTGCAATAATTCCTCAACTATACTCTGAAAACCCCAAACCCCAGTTAGGCACCACCCCACTCCCATCACCAAACCTCAAACCTATTTGTCAATGTCTACAGCACATTCTAGTATGTGCATGTGTGAcacatgatttttttaacgttgtataaaataatttatctcCCATGTTGACATTGACCAAATAAGTTCAGTGGATTAGAAAATCTATTTGTAGTTgactaaaataaatatattatataatattatagtcGAGTGCAATATTTCAACATGTTCACATGTTAATCCACATGAGCAAAATGGTAGTTCTATGAAGACCCAAAAATTGTCTCTGGACACCCCTTCAAAAGCTTAGAGCCTGTTAACAGAAAGAAGGTGGGCCATGTAGGGCCCATATATTCATACTGGGCCAGCCCAAAAgagatttcgtggaccaaagTTTGGAATGTATCCAGAATACGACAGGTCTCCAATGTAGCTCGATTATAAACGACGAAATCTAAAACGTCGGCCGTAAATGCACCGCGATCCACGTGCATGGTTCAAAACTCTGTCACGGTCCACTTGGTCCTCCACTGGCAAGTGGTCTAAAAATTCTAATCCACTTGGCCTTCCGATCGAGTGGCAATCTCGTAATTCCCTCCAAACCCGGTGGCGTTTCATTTTCCCGGGCTCCTCCTCGGTCCCATCGAcccacaaaaattataaaccgAAAGCTTCGATTATTTTGAAGTATCGCACAATCTCTTCGTCTCTGGTTGGCTGCTGTCTCTCAAAGTTTTCAACTTTGCTGAAATAGAAAAACgaaaaacacagagagagagagagagagagaggagatgtTGAAGCTCACAACGTACACTGGAGCGGACCAAATTCATGGCGTGGCCCAATGCCACTCCTTGGGCCCATCGAAACCCAACCCCACTTTCCCTCGCCGGAAAGACGGCATTTCTCTTGTGCCATGCACTTCTGCGCCTTCGAAAACGCCGGTGCTCGCCGTCGTTTCGGACCGGGGGGCCGGGAGTGTGCGCTCGGAGACTGGACCGGGTCGGGTCGAGCATTCGGTTAGCCTGGCGGACCGGTTGAGGCAGGGGAGCTTGGCGGAGGACGGGAAGTCATATAAGGAGTGCTTTATAGTGAGGTGCTATGAGGTTGGGATTAACAAGACTGCCACTGTTGAGACCATTGCCAATCTCTTGCAGGTGAATTTGAGTtcgaattttgggttttgattcaATGTGGCTTTCTTGGTTTGCGTTTGTGGTCTGGGttgatttgaatttcttgGGGAAACTGAAATGTGTGAAGTTTAGCATCTGGGTTTGTGTCAACGTTGCTTAATTTGATTTGTCTGGGGCAAATTTTgggtcttttttttgttttgtactgGGTACTGTGTTTGCTACTTCCCTCGCATGCATTTATGAAATGAATTGCATTATTTAATGCTCCAATTGTATTTCGTTAAATTTTAGCTCTCTCTACAGTCATATTACTCAGATGTGATGGTTTGATAAGTCCCTGCAATCAATTCCTCTGGCAATAAACTGAgacatttctcttttctttctgaaattgTATAAATTGTACAATGTTAGCTGTGGTCATGTAAAATTTTGATTGCTGTAAGTTACAGAATTACTTGTCAtaacttatttatttaagtaTTTAACCACTGCAAGTTTGTGATGTAAttaagttatttttattttaattgttagATATCTTAGTTGCCTGAAACACAATTGAGGACACTGGGATTGGTTTCCTTAGATGATTCTTGTTATAGTATTTTCTGGATTAACTAATTCAGTTGTTGAATTGAGGAGAAACCCTGATTAACTACCTTATACAATTGGTATTCTTCTAATGGTTTTCATATATTCCCCTTTGAACATTGTTGATGCAGGAGGTTGGATGCAACCACGCTCAAGTTGTTGGCTTTTCAACTGATGGTTTTgcgaccaccaccaccatgagGAAAATGCATCTCATATGGGTTACTGCTCGCATGCATATTGAAATCTACAAATATCCAGCTTGGtaggatttcttttttatcctACTGTTGTGGTTTGGATTTCTAAACTGGCAAGTGAATCTTAAAATGTTGGTGTGTGATACAGGAGTGATGTTGTTGAAATAGAAACATGGTGCCAAGGGGAAGGGAGAATTGGTACTAGACGTGATTGGATAATGAAGGACTATGCCACTGGTCAAGTCATTGGAAGAGCAACAAGGTGCATATGATGTCTGCTTTTTGTTATACATAGTTTTTAAGAAGTTCAAGAAAACTTGGTTTAACAATGGAAGCACTGATTTTTCACTTGTACTACATTAAAATTTGTGTTGAAGAACATGTTGTTGTATTGAACCAACTTCCTCATTCTCCTTTATCTTGTATTTGAGTCTGGCATCTTTCTTAGAACTGGTAAGCATGTATGTACTTGTGGCAGGTCTTTAACTTTTAAGTTACTATCTTCTTGAAGGAaacccaatttttttctttcacggATGCTTCTTGGGCATGGAGATATTTTAGTCTGGCTATTTGCATGAATGTTGCTACTTCAATCTTTGCTCatgttcattttctttttcaataaaGTAATCGTCCATTTTTTAGATTACCTTTGGTTGTTGAATGCTTTCTGTAATTCTATGTTACATTATTTTAACTAATCAACCTTTTTCAAATTATGGGAACTTATTGTGGGATATATTCCGAAAATTGGCCATTCTGCATGGTTTCAGTAAGTGGGTGATGATGAACCAAGACACTAGGCGACTTCAGAAAGTCAGTGATGATGTTCGGGAAGAGCATTTAGTATTTGCTCCACGAGAACTGAGGTAAGGAGCCCCTTCTTCATTTCAAATGATATGGTTAACATACAGACTTTGGCACACATGCACACACTTCCTCTTTGCACAATCTCCTAATTGGTTTTTTGGTATTGGTAGGTTAGCCTTTCCAGAGCCTAACAATAGTAGCTTGAGGAAAATAGCTAAACTGGAAGATCCTGCTCCATATTCCAGACTGGGACTTGTGGTAAGGTTTTTAAATTCATTTGAAGTTCTCAATCTTTTTCAGTTTCTCAGTACGATTTTGAACTTCTCAGCCAAGGAGAGCAGATCTGGACATGAACCAGCATGTTAATAATGTCGCCTACATCGGATGGGTTCTAGAGGTTGGTAGATATGTCTCTTCAATTCATAATTTGGTTTCGAGGGATCTATGGAAATAAATCATCGTTGGTCTCACGAATATGCTCTCTTTTTATGACAGAGCATGCCTCAAGAAATCATTGATGGCTATGAACTGCAAACAATCACCTTAGATTACAGGCGGGAGTGTCAACGGGATGACATAGTTGATTCCCTTACAAATGTGGAACCTTTAGAGGATGGTCCAGCTATTTCAGGCTTAGAAGGAACAAATGGATCTCCTGCTGCAACAGAAGATACAAAGGACTATTGTCAGTTTTTGCATCTACTAAGATTATCAGGTGATGGTTCAGAAATAAACCGGGGACGAACTGTCTGGAGAGAAAAACCTGCAAGATGAGGAAATATCTTATCTCTTGGCTCCactggtttttttatttatttcgttcctatttttctttgtttttgtcccCTGTATGAGAGATTTTGTTTCCTTGTTGATGTCAATGTCATAATTTGCTTTCCTGAGTTCTTTTATCTCTTCCCAATTGCCAATTGGCCCTGCTACCAAAATGTCATTATGTCTTGCACTGATGTTAAAGTATCCTCAAAGAATATTTAACAGCGTTATGTTGTATCTGTCATGTTAGAGTGGAAATGTAAGGTTCGGATTTTAGTTTGCAAATGTAACACTTCTGTTACCATTGGTCTCTGATTCTTGCTGGTTAACTTAGAATTGATGCAAGGTTGGAATTTTAGTTACCTGccttatttcttctctttttatcTCAACTATCTGTTGGCTTATCGAAGACGAAGACATTAGTCGAATTCGTGAGAAATTAACAATGGCATCCAATTCGTGTGAAGGCATCCAATTCGTGTGAAATTAACAATAGCATCCAAAGtttgttcaattttcaaaCCCTTTTCGTGACGAAACCATTAGATCCATTGGGAGGGCCATGAGGCATCAATGAAGTTACCAATTCTTCCTGTCTATGACCACCagaacaacctaatatcatacCAACAGAAGAAATCCTTGCCAATTCCCACCTTTATTTACTTCTGTCCCTATCAAAAAGAAGCCATGCCCATGGGGGTCAGCAGATTCAAAAACCACAGGGCCCCACTCAACTACTACATTCTATAACGACCAAAATCTCCATGCAGACGCGATTGAATGCCATTCCCAAAATAAGTACACAAAAGATGCTCTCATTCTTCAGTCTCACACACTACACCAGTATTTATAGGGGGTGACCTCTACACAATTTCCCCATGCAAAAAAACTAGTGGAAAGAGGAGAGAACCATGAAAATGGGTAtggagaattcaaagttcttTCTCATTCTCATAGTATTTGTGGCATTTCTGGTGGGTTCTCAAGGTGTAGGtgacaaggaaaagaaaggggAGCTCTATAATGCTAAAGATGGAGGGTATGGAGGAGGGCCTGATGGAGGGTATGGAGGAGGGCCTGGTGGAGGGTATGGAGGGGGGCATGGAGGAGGGCCTGATGGAGGGCATGGGGGAGGGCCTGGAGGAGGGCCTGATGGAGGGCATGGAGGTGGGCCTGATGGAGGATATGGAGGAGGGCCTGGTGGAGGGCATGGAGGAGGGCCTGGTGGAGGGTATGGAGGGGGGCATGGAGGAGGGCCTGATGGAGGGCATGGAGGAGGGCCTGGAGGAGGGCCTGATGGAGGGCATGGAGGTGGGCCTGATGGAGGATATGGTGGAGGGCCTGATGGAGGATATGGAGGGGGGCCATTTGGAGGATATGGAGGAGGTCCATTTGGAGGATATGGGGGTCCATTTGGTGGCTACGGAGGAGGCTTTCCATTACTTGGGGGGCTTCCATTACTTGGGGGTCTTCCTTTGCTTGGAGGGCTTCCATTCCTTGGGGGGCTTCCACTTCCTTTTGGAAGGCTTGGGGGGCTTCCACTTCCTTTTGGAAGGCATGGGCGCGGATTTAGTTCTGGCATCCAGGGGACTAAAGGTAATGGTGAGAAAGGAGATTATGGCGCGAAGGGAGACTTTCTTAACCCTAAAGGTGATTATGGCGGGAAGGGAGACTTTCCTAACCCTAGAGGAGATTATGGAGGAGAGGGAGACATCCCTAACCCTAAAGGAGATTATGGCGGGAAGGAAAACATTCCATACCCTAAAGGAGATCATGGTGAGAAGGGAGACATTCCATACCCTAAAGGTGATTACGGCCGGAAGGGAGGCTTTCCTAACCCGAAAAGCGATTATGGCGGGGGGAAGGGAGACATTCCTAACCCTAAAGGAGATTATGGTGGGAAAGGAGACGTGCCTAAAGGAGATGGTGGAGCTGGTGGTGGCCAGTATCCATAGCCAAACAGATGTTGGTCAACTGAACTGAGGTGTATTTTAACCATATAAATAACTAGCCTAGTTTAACCATATAAATAACTAGCCTAGCTCAAGAACTTTGGCCTCTTTGGGATTGTTAGCTCATCTATAAGGCCACAGGACATTGGTGCTTTACATATCTGTAATGGGTTAGCTTTCTAATAAATTTGCCTCAGTTGTCTCCAGTCTCCCTTTTTCTGCCTTTAAATCTATacatttcttctctctttatttATGTAATTCTTCTGGccatctctctccttctccccatgtaatataatatgtaaGATAATCTTCAGAATTTTATACCAGTGTGatttattgaattaatataattgttaagaaaatttaaacttgTTAAACCCCAATTTTAACGACAAGAAGTCCAAACAAGAACAGTGTGACCTCTGCATTGTATTAGAGAAGCTACTAGATGGGCATTGAAAATCTGTTTATATTAGATTGTAATCAACACCTGTTCACGATTACTGGTCAACCACAAACcacaaattgaaaagaagcTCCTACAGTCAGCAATTCAGCACAGAATTTGGGTGAAGATAGATTTCCTCATTGATTGCACATCCAAAAGCTAATTTGCATTAACATCTCAGCTACAGAGGCATAAAATTAGATGTAAGGTGACAAGACATGAGAGTACAAATACCCCACTAACCAATAAGATTTTTCCATACAAAAAACCATCATCCTCACTAGGCCTAATAAGCGGCACATATTTGAGACCAGTCATTTTTTAAGTATGGAAAATCATTTCTGCAGGCATGCCAAAACAATTCTTtaattcttcttcctcaaaaaGCACCTTACAATAACCCTGctaagagagagacagagagaccgTGTATTAGTACTTAACAACGAGAAAAACATAAATTCTATAACCGTAAACTGAATATATTGACTAACGAAAAATTATCTTATAATCATGAGAAatgcgttttttttttttttccttctgatGCTTATAAGAGAATTAGCAGTCGAGTAACTAGCTAGCACTATTTGTTACCTTTAACCCCTAAAAAATATAGAAGGCAAAAGGTACTACTACCAAAATTTGTGTACTGAAGTGCAAAAGTGTGCAAAAACATCTATCAACTCCaccaacgaaaaaaaaaagtcatagaATAGAACACCGGAGCGAACTTACATCACCAATATAGGCATGAGTTGCACACTCATCTGGTCGTAGGGAGGAATACCCTAATGAGTTCTTTCATAGTTACTTTTCTCCTACACGTAGGGCATTTACCCTGTGCACCTATCGCAGCCCTAATGCACGCCTTACAGAAAATGTGACCACATTTCGTTGACATCTCCTCAACTAATGGGGCCATGCAGATGGGGCAGCTAAAAGTGGGCTCCTTTGGTGGGGGAGGTGCTGGTTGTGCAACACTCTCTTTCTGCAAACAAATATACTTGAGATGAGTATGAACCATTCACACACACCCAACAAAGGAATACAGTGCTCTAATTTCAGAAGACTACAATTACCGTGGAGCTGGAATTGTTATTGCTTTCCAAATTTATGTAGAAATCACAATTAATtattgtttggtttggtgcAACTCTTCTGCGCTTGTTACGAGTGACCCTAGTTCGTT
Proteins encoded in this window:
- the LOC18767291 gene encoding oleoyl-acyl carrier protein thioesterase 1, chloroplastic; the encoded protein is MLKLTTYTGADQIHGVAQCHSLGPSKPNPTFPRRKDGISLVPCTSAPSKTPVLAVVSDRGAGSVRSETGPGRVEHSVSLADRLRQGSLAEDGKSYKECFIVRCYEVGINKTATVETIANLLQEVGCNHAQVVGFSTDGFATTTTMRKMHLIWVTARMHIEIYKYPAWSDVVEIETWCQGEGRIGTRRDWIMKDYATGQVIGRATSKWVMMNQDTRRLQKVSDDVREEHLVFAPRELRLAFPEPNNSSLRKIAKLEDPAPYSRLGLVPRRADLDMNQHVNNVAYIGWVLESMPQEIIDGYELQTITLDYRRECQRDDIVDSLTNVEPLEDGPAISGLEGTNGSPAATEDTKDYCQFLHLLRLSGDGSEINRGRTVWREKPAR
- the LOC18767986 gene encoding E3 ubiquitin-protein ligase RNF4 isoform X2, translated to MSTRAARYVNRRKDRVDLDLNSAPPGDNRDQEGTSTPADPQNNQATLLGQSAPPNMIDVEAIDDDVVESSPRAFAEAKNNARRNQRRITVDVDLERTRVTRNKRRRVAPNQTIINCDFYINLESNNNSSSTKESVAQPAPPPPKEPTFSCPICMAPLVEEMSTKCGHIFCKACIRAAIGAQGKCPTCRRKVTMKELIRVFLPTTR
- the LOC109946265 gene encoding glycine-rich cell wall structural protein 1.8-like, translated to MKMGMENSKFFLILIVFVAFLVGSQGVGDKEKKGELYNAKDGGYGGGPDGGYGGGPGGGYGGGHGGGPDGGHGGGPGGGPDGGHGGGPDGGYGGGPGGGHGGGPGGGYGGGHGGGPDGGHGGGPGGGPDGGHGGGPDGGYGGGPDGGYGGGPFGGYGGGPFGGYGGPFGGYGGGFPLLGGLPLLGGLPLLGGLPFLGGLPLPFGRLGGLPLPFGRHGRGFSSGIQGTKGNGEKGDYGAKGDFLNPKGDYGGKGDFPNPRGDYGGEGDIPNPKGDYGGKENIPYPKGDHGEKGDIPYPKGDYGRKGGFPNPKSDYGGGKGDIPNPKGDYGGKGDVPKGDGGAGGGQYP